A part of Gemmatimonas groenlandica genomic DNA contains:
- a CDS encoding TolC family protein gives MSPVVRCGVSSIVALVCAMAPGATAGAQAPVITRRNTPATSRAISRAEAVALALSSSTRHTLARSDVASATAQLSAARQYENPALTTSYSSAAPQAHVTLDVPIDWPGLRAPRIAAARAQLGAATVRLTLADVLLAFDTDTAYTRAQALAAQADLLAATARDADSLLVLARVRRDAGDASDLDVEIATLSAGQLANAASVAFTSTATALLRLQRIMGVSTDSVQFVLADTMGFTAPTPVAPPDVTTGVPLTVAAADLDVRAAEALARLERRRSAGAPSLTLGVEAVNPGGPGGPLPLVGVSLPLPLFNRNRAAIARADADLVRGRTQLRQAQLEQQFDVRLAQTEALAARRRAEQSLRLLASAERVGALSLLAYREGATTLVSVIEAQRVAREARAQWLEDLAAVQIAERVQQLLSFRLSTTP, from the coding sequence GTGTCGCCTGTCGTGCGCTGCGGCGTGTCGTCGATCGTGGCACTGGTCTGTGCGATGGCCCCCGGCGCGACGGCAGGGGCACAGGCACCTGTGATCACACGGCGGAACACGCCGGCGACCTCGCGGGCGATCTCGCGGGCCGAGGCCGTCGCGCTCGCGCTCTCGAGTTCCACGCGTCACACGCTGGCGCGATCCGATGTCGCGTCGGCCACGGCGCAACTCTCCGCCGCGCGACAGTACGAGAATCCGGCGTTGACGACGTCGTACAGTAGTGCGGCGCCGCAGGCGCATGTCACCCTCGATGTCCCGATCGACTGGCCTGGACTGCGCGCGCCACGCATCGCCGCCGCTCGCGCGCAACTCGGAGCCGCGACGGTGCGTCTCACGCTCGCCGATGTGCTGTTGGCCTTCGATACGGATACCGCCTACACACGGGCACAGGCGCTCGCGGCGCAGGCCGACTTGCTCGCCGCCACCGCGCGCGATGCGGATAGCCTGCTGGTCCTCGCCCGCGTTCGGCGCGACGCCGGCGACGCGAGCGATCTCGATGTCGAGATCGCGACGCTCTCCGCTGGTCAGCTCGCCAACGCCGCGAGCGTGGCATTCACCAGCACGGCCACGGCGCTGCTGCGTCTCCAGCGCATCATGGGCGTGTCGACAGACTCGGTGCAGTTCGTACTCGCGGACACGATGGGGTTTACGGCACCAACGCCGGTGGCGCCGCCCGACGTGACCACGGGCGTTCCGCTGACCGTTGCTGCGGCCGATCTCGATGTGCGCGCGGCGGAGGCGTTGGCGAGACTCGAACGTCGCCGGTCCGCGGGGGCGCCGTCACTCACCCTGGGTGTCGAAGCGGTCAATCCGGGTGGACCGGGCGGGCCGCTCCCGCTCGTCGGTGTGAGTCTGCCGCTGCCGCTGTTCAATCGCAATCGGGCGGCGATTGCCCGCGCGGACGCCGATCTCGTGCGCGGTCGGACGCAACTGCGTCAGGCCCAGCTCGAACAACAATTTGACGTGCGCCTCGCGCAGACGGAGGCGCTGGCGGCACGCAGGCGCGCCGAGCAATCGCTCCGCCTCCTCGCGTCCGCTGAACGCGTCGGTGCCCTCTCGCTCCTGGCGTATCGCGAAGGCGCCACGACGCTCGTGAGCGTCATCGAGGCGCAGCGCGTGGCGCGCGAGGCGCGCGCGCAATGGCTCGAGGATCTGGCGGCGGTGCAGATCGCTGAGCGCGTGCAGCAACTCCTCTCGTTTCGCCTTTCCACTACGCCGTGA